The DNA segment TTGTCAAACTGGCAGGGTCAAGTTTGTACGGCACTGAATTATTGCAATCCGCGTGCCAAACTGCTGGTCGTCGTTAGGTCGCCACAGACAGGAGCGATAACTCTGGCGACGTTGGCTGCCAAGACAAGATTCTGCCGTCCGAGGTTGGCTACCAGTCACACGATTCTACTGTCAGCCCGAAACTCCATACACTCGCGACCAGCATCTAACCTCGGCGGCGTCGCTCGTTAGCCATTCGATTGCCGCAGAAGCTGAGCAAGATAACTCAGCGGTTCAACTCGCTGTAGTCCTAGCCGTTCGGCAAGCCGCTGAATCCGAGTGCGAGCGTCGTCCAGTTTGCTTGGATCGTTAACGACGATTTCCACTTCTGCGAAATTGCCCAGTTGCTCGACCGCGTCGATGGTAACCAGAACATCACGTCCCTGGACGATCGGACTTTGATAGATGTGACGCACTTTGCGCACTGGCACGACCGGCTGAAATCCTAGTCGCTCTAGCAGAATCAGCCAATGCGCTGCGGGTGGGCCTTCATTGGCGACGGGCAGTTCTATCTCTTCGCGCGTCTTAACCGGCCCGGGTTGTCGCGGACCTTTGTAAGTCATAAAGGCTTGGCCGTTGACGCTGCGTAGCCGAAACGCCTCATCGGTCGCGCGGAAATCGCGGCAGGGGTGCTGCAAGTAGATATCCTCATGCTTTTCAACTTGCTGGTTCTCGAAACCATGCCGAGCTAACTGCTGCTCCAACTCGGCGACATCATCCACGTGAAACTTCAGTTCAACTTCCCATGTCTGCCAGTTCATCACACAATTCCTCGAATGCAAACAATCTGTAGAATAATACTGTACAATTTCCGCTGACTGCATGCTGAGGCCAGTTGTCGCAGCAGTATCAACGTGGCGGGTCCATTGTTTCCAACGAACTCAAGCCATGAATTCTTCTACCGACATTTCTCAACCGCCACCTACCATTTCAACCAATGGAGGGCTTGTCAGCTTAGGTGGCGCTGACGAACAGAATACGACTGGTCATGCGTCGAATAATCCCTGGCTGTTTTTGATTGCCTGCGCTGCGTTCATGTTGGTGGGCATTATGTTCTTGGCTTGGATGGGCTCTGGTCCAGCCCCCCATGTAATCGGAAAGCCGTTGCCGACTGTGCACTTCCAACCACTGCTGTATGCACAGGAGGCTCTTTCATCTGACAGTTTTGACGGCACAACAACGGTATTGTACCTCTGGGCACCTTGGAGTCAGGAGTCGCACCAAGGCTTTGCCAATTTTGTGCGCCTTTACCATCAAATTCAGCAGCAGCCCAATACCCAAGTCCTGTCGATCGCCTTTCCTGAAGACGAAATGAAAGTGGGGGAACTGCGCGATCAGACGCGGCGATTTCTTGATAGCTTTTCTGAGCACATTCCGACGTATTATGACGCCGATGGTCAGAGCAGTATTCAATTGGCGCTGGTGATGCCCTACGGTTCTCTGGGATTTCCCACTACGCTGGTCGTCGATCCCAGCGGAATCATTCAACGTGTCGCGGAAGGCAGTGACGCGGAACAGATGCACGAACTAGAACAGTACGTCGCTAGCCTAGCAATCCAGCCACTGAGCCACTGAGGCGGGCGATCAATAAGAATTTGTTGGTAGCCACCGGCACCAGAGGGTGAAACTCTGATCACCCTTCCTCTGGCAACGGTAGGTAGCTGCCAGAACGCTACCCGCCGGATTAAAGGTAATGTTGGCCATGACTGAACCCCAGACTCCACAACCACTATTACCGCGTTTCACCATGCGGTGGTATTTTGTGACTGCCGCCATAATTGGTGTACTAATCACGCTAATTGCTCGTTCGGTCTACCAGCAATCTCTGGTCGCCGTTGGGCTGCTGCTACTGTTGGCGACGGGAATGTATTTAACATTTTCGGCGCTAGCTTTTTTTGCCGCCTATTCGGTGGGAGCCATGGAGAAGCTGGCTGGCTCAAGCCAGCCGCAGCCCGAATCGCCCTTTGCTCAAGACACGTTGCCGCCTCAACTTCTGCCTCCAAGCACACGGTAACTCGAAACCCATGAACTGCCACGCGATCGGTCGAACGCTTTACCTAACGACGCTTATCGCCTGCCAGTGGTACGTGGAGGGCACCGCAGTCCGTGCCAGCACGATCGTCACCAAGGCCTACTCTGGATATGACTCGCTGCGCATTGCGACATCGCCCGACCCGGCTGGAGATAAGGTTGTTGATGAGATGACCGTAACGGTGACTACGCCCGGTCGTCCAAGTCCCATGGATCGCCATTTAGAGCTGATTCTGTATGTCGGCAGCTATAACGGACCGTCTGTTGCCTATCACCTGCCGCTGTTGTTACCGCAAGGCGCTGCCATGGTGACCAAACAATTCACGTTCAATCAACCCAACCCTGCTTCGTCTTGGGCCTATGATGTCAAGGAAAGCGGGCGCAGCATTTCTCAAGTGAAGCCCACGAAAAACTATGCTGGCTACCAACCCGCACGTTGGTGGTATCATATCGACAGCACTGCGACCACCGCTCACCGCAAGCTGGTACCGCTGTCCCAAGGCAAGAATTCTGCAGCTCCCTTCACAGGTAACTCAGAACAATTTTACGAATCTACCTTTCCTCCAGCGGACGCTGCTGACGACTGGCAAGTCTATCTTGGCTATGACTGCGTTTATCTGTCGCTGTCTGACCTGTTGTCGCTCGCCGACGGGAAGCTGCAAGCGCTGACAACCTATCTCTTGGCCGGTGGCAGGCTGCTGGTGTACAACGTGCAATCGGAGCAGTTAGCTGAGTTGGATCAGCGACTGACGGGCAAACCATCTGATACGCAATTGGTAGCGCGCTGGTCCCCAATCCCCAACCAACTGGAACTCGACGGATCGGAGCGCGTGTATGGCGGCGGCAAGTTATTGGCGCTCACCTCGCGGCCCAATCTTAACGACATTCTCATGCGCCAGTTCGCGAGCGACTCTGTGGTGAGCAGCGCCAGGGCCAAGGATGTAGACCACCGCTGGTTTTGGTCGAACTTGGTGCGTTCCGTAGGCAAGACACCGGTGTTAACCTTCAGCGCTTTTGTGATCTTGTTCATACTGCTGGTTGGCCCTGGCCTTCTGTACTTGACTCATCGACTTCAGCAGCGAACGCTGATGCTCGTGCTGGTGCCGGCACTCTCAGGACTGCTGACTGGCTGCGTGTTGGTTTACAACATCGTCCGCGAAGGCTTCACTACCTATGGGCGAATCGCATCGCTGCAATACTACGATATTGACTCCGGCCAAGGATTCGCCTGGTCGCGTCAGTCCTACTTCAGCGGAGCACCGCCGCGCGAAGGCCTAAAATTTTCGAGCGATGCCTTCCTGCGACCAATTGTTCAAAACGAATTTGCCGCAAGTGTCAGCGAGCCGCAGCATAACGTGTATGCACACATATACCCTAGCGACGACCAGCAGATACTGGCTGGCTGGATGCTGCCGAGGGCACAACAGCATCTGATGGTTGGACATCGGTTGGCGCACTTTACGCTGCCAATTCGCGTTGAACAGCTGGCGGATAACCAAATTTCCCTTCACAACACTTCGACAGCCACACTGGCCGCCGTATTATTGCGCGGTCAGGGCGACAGCTACTATTGGGCCACAAACCTGGCTGCTGACCAGTCGCTGTCAATGGCTAGCCAAACCGCTAGTCAACTACCCGACCTGATGTCACGGATCGACAAGCTCCGCCCACAACCACCGATCGAAATCGATCTCTATTCCAATAACTATCGAAGCAACTATTGGGTTTATGGCGGCGTCTCCAACGATAGCGATCCATTGGAACAATTATTGACCGGTCGGCCAGGTCTGACGAAGAAGCTGCCCGAGTTCAGCTACTTCATCATCACGCCAGCATCGGACAACATCCAGTTGCCCCTGGACAGGTCGATCTACCAAACAGAAGACAATTTTCATGTGTTGACTGGAGCCTATCGATGGTGACCAACTCCACCGAGCCCATGATTCAACTGCGCCGTCTATTCCGGTCGTTTGGTACCACGCGGGCTGTGGACGATGTGTCGTTTGAAGTTCAAGCCGGGCAGGTATTCGGCTTCATCGGTCCCAACGGTGCGGGCAAAACCACGACCATGCGCATCCTGGCTACACTGGATACTCCCGACTACGGTGACGCGTTGGTCGACGGCTATTCGGTGATCCTCGACCCCGATCGCGTTCGACAACGCCTGGGGTTTATGCCGGATGACTTTGGTACCTATCCCAACATGCATTGTTTGGAGTACCTGGATTTTTTCGCTCGCAGTTATGGCCTGCAGGGACGGGCGCGTATGCAAGCCATTCGGCGTACGCTGAGCTACACCGGACTGGACAAAATCGCATACAAGCCGGTGCAGGGACTTTCCAAAGGCATGCGCCAGCGTTTGTGCTTAGGGCGAGCCATGATCCATAACCCGGCGGTATTGATTCTGGATGAACCTGCCAATGGTCTTGATCCACGAGCGCGCGTCGAGCTGCGACAAATGATCTTGGGGTTGGCCGCCGAAGGAAAATCGCTGCTGGTTTCGTCGCACATCTTGACCGAACTAGGCGAAATGTGTGATTCGATGGCAATTATCGAACGAGGCAAGTTGATCGCCAGCGGAAATATTGCCGAGATTCGCGCGCGGTTGCAACCGCATATTGATATGCGAGTTCAAGTTGTTGATCGCGCCGACCACTTGTCTGTGTGGCTCGCTTCACAACCTGGAATCTCCCATGTTAACCATCAGGGCACTGATGTTCGCTTCCAGATCGTTGCCAGCTCCGCCGACATTGAGCTGGCTCAACTGTTGCGGGCCATCCTGAATGCGGGTTTCGATGTAGCTCAGTACTCCACCGAGGGGCGCACACTGGAGGATGTCTTCATGCAGATCACCACGGGAGCCATTCAGTGAGTTCTAACGTGCCATCCATTCAGGCGACGACGTCTACCGATTCCAATCCAATGCGCAATCGCTATATCGACCCTCCACAAAAAGGCTGGCCAGCGGCCTGGGCCTGGCTGAGTGAACAGGCTAATCCGATTGTCGTCAAAGAGGCCCGTCAAGCGCTGGGTTCGCGACAGTTTGCAATCAGCTTTGGCTTCACCTTGCTGGCCGTCATCGCCTGGACGTTGATCGCCGTGATGTATCAGCTTCCCAGGATGTATTATGTCCCTGGCGGACTGCTGATGCTGAGCGGTTATCTGGTGATTTTGTCGTTTCCTTTGATTCTAGTGATTCCATTCAGCGCATTTCGTTCGATGGTCAGCGAAGCCGAAGAACGCACCTTCGAGTTGGTTAGCATTTCCATGTTGTCGGCCAGCCAAATCGTGCACGGCAAAATGTACTCGGCCTGCCTGCAGATGACAGTCTATTTGTCCGCACTCGCACCGTGCATCGCGGTGACGTATCTGTTGCGCGGCGTTGCACTGGCCACAATTCTAAACACGCTGGTGCTGACTGTGCTGATGTCGGTCGGCCTGACGGCCGTAGGCATTTTGTTTGCCACGGTTGGTCGCGCACGGATGTTTCAGGTCTTGTCGTCAATTATTTTATTGGCCGGGCTGTTGTGGATGTTCGTGATCTGGTCTTGGGTCACGCTGGCTATGGCGAACGCACATATGACGTTCGGCTCAACAGGCTGGCAGTTTCTGCTCGTGATTGGCTCGGCCGTAGTAAGCGGCCTGCCAATGTTATTGCGCGCAGCGACAGCCGTCATCGACTTTCCCAGCGAGAACCATGCATTGGCGATCCGACTGCGGATTCTATTATGGATTGCAGTTCTGTTCTTTTGGGAATTGCTGGGAATCATTGAACTAGAGGACAGCGGGTTCTGCATATTTACAACCGTCGTCTCACTGATCCTGTTCTTGCTGTTGGGAGCATTAGTGATCGGTGAACGCGGTGTGCTATCGGCGCGCGCGCAACGAACGCTGCCGCGCACGCAGCTTGGTCGCGTGCTGTTGTCGTGGCTGTATCCTGGTTCCGGTTTAGGCTACGTGTTTCTGTGCTGTCTGTTTGGCAGTATCACCACCACGCGCCTGCTGTTACTGGGATTTGGTCAAGCCTTTCAATTGCCACTTTACAATGTTGAGAATAGCTTGGCCATCGTGTGGATGGCCGGAGCCTACTTCGTGTTCTTTACCGGTACAACTCGACTGATCATGTTGATCGTTCCGCGACAGGTGTCGGCCAGGTTGCTGGTTGGATTCTTATTGCAATGCATGATGGTTGTCGTGCTGGGTCTGCTGCCATATTCCGCCGTGTTGGTGGCCAATCGCTTTGAGCCATTTGATTACGATTGGCATCAGTCGCTGAATGTTTACTGGACGCTTGAGGATGTGGTCAATAATGGCATTTCCGCCCGCCACACGATTGCTTTGGTGGCAGTGCCCCTTCTCGCCGCAGCCGTTTTCGTGTTGAATTTAGGGCTCAGCAGCCAAGATATCTTGCTGGTCCGCGTCCAGCTTCCTCAGCGACTGCAACAAGAAATCGCCTCGACGACAACCACGCCGCCAACACCGCTAGACCCGCTGGCGTGATCCATCCGGTCTGCCAGATGGTGGCTGAATTTTACGTAATTATTGTGCTGCAGTGGAGGTAGAAAATACCGACGATGTGGCTGGAAGGGAATTTCCAAAATGAGTATGCACCCAGACGACCGACCGGAGCCTAGCGAGCAACAGCCGATTCGCGCTCGCGTGCCCGAGCATGTTGCCAAAGGCTGTTTCAGCACCGGGGTGATTGTGATGACCGCTCAGACCGAGTTTGTGCTTGATTTTGTACAAAATCTGGGACGACCCTTTCAGGTGGCAGCTCGCGTAGTCATGCCTCACAGTGTATTGCCGCAATTGGTCGATGCCTTGGGACGGAACATGCAACTGTACCGTGGTCGCTGGGGCGAATTGCCCAACCCGCGACTGGTGACTGCCGTTGCGGCTGCCACGCCTGCGGCCAACCCGCAGCCAGTGGTACCCCCAAACGATACCCAGATTGTCGGACTGTCAACGGCCGGCGGCTCGCCACAGGCACCCGAGGGCGGTCAAAGCGCAGCCGATGGAGCACCTGGGGCGGCCAGCGGAGGTAGCCAAGCTGGCACAGGCGGCCAGACCGGAACAGCAGGCAGCCCTACCGCGCACTCGCCAGCGCCAGCAGCCGGTGGTACCACGGATAAGCCGCCACGACATCCCTCGGCTGAAGAGATCTATGACGATCTGAAGGTTCGCGACGAATTGCTCAGTGGTGTCTACGCCAACGCCGTCATGATTGGACATGGTCCACACGAGTTCAGTTTTGATTTCATCACCAACTTCTATCCACATTCAGCCGTCAGCGCCCGCGTGTTTTTGGCTGCCGGTCAGATTCCAAGGCTCTACGACAGCCTCAAGGGCACATGGGAACAACTGCGAGCCCGCCTGCAGCCGCCTCCTCCCCCGCCCCCAAGCCCACCTCTGGACTGGCCCGGATAGGGTTGCCCACCGATGTTCAATACCGCAAGGCCGTCGGATTACCCGACGGTCTGTTCCGCTTTGCACTATAACAATACGACCGAATCTCGCTGGACTACCATCCAACCACAAAGCCACCAGGCCACGAAGAAAGCCGACCGTCCACCAATCTGATCCGAGATACTTCGTGCCTGAGTGGTTCAAGGGATGCTTGCCTGGCATGACCCTAAATACTCGAGGAAGTGAAAAGCACTTCCATGTCGCTCGATCCACGATCGCGGTCGCAGCAGTTTAATATCGACCGGCCTGCCTTTATGTTCGGTAACGGTTATTGATACCTTAGTTGGGGTGCGTCTGCGTATCCGTTCTTGGTTGGGATCAAGCCTACCGGCCTGTTGTATTCCGATCGGAAGCGAATTTGTGAAACGGAGTTTATCAGGCGCAGGTTATGGAACGCCTCGGAAAACTCGATTATGATGAATCCTTGCCTTGTCAAAACTGCCGTGGCGCCGAAGACAATTTGAATGTCTAGAAGAGGGTTTCCTATGTTGGTGCATCGCTCGCGTTTTGTTTCATTAATACTCGTTAGCCTCAGTGCTGTGTTATGGTCTGATACTTCCGCCAAAGCCCAGATCAAAGTAGGCGCGATAGGAGATAGTTTTACCGACGAATATAGCGCTTTAGGTAGCGGGCTGAAGAATTGGGTAGACTTGCTAGTTGCCAGTGGTACAGCCGACTTCGGCCCTTTCGCCAATTTTCCCGTCAGCGATCCGCGCAATACCGGTGGTGCTGGCAGCTACACCTACAACTACGCCAAGGGCGGAGCCACGACAACCAGCGCGCTGGGATCGACCAATCTCATTCCGTTTATCCAAAACAACAACTCTCAGACAGGCAGCCAGAACCGCCCAGATCTATGGCCGGGCATTCGAGGCGCGGGCACGTCTGGACAAATTCAGTACGCCAGTCAGGCGATTGGTGGCAATGATATGCTCGGTGAGATTATTAATAGTCAGAGGCTGCTTTTAGGACTCGACACGGGAGTTATGAATCCGATCATTAACCGATTCAATCAAATCACCTCCATTGCGACAGCCGGCTATACCTCGCCCTTGAAGATGGTGCTGGTCAAGTATCCAGACTTGGGCAGCATGCCCCTTTTGGCGGGCTTTCCACAATTCAGCAAAGACAGCGTGCGTTTGAACATGCAATACTTTAATGCCAATGTCGACATTCAAGCTGCGACGCGCGGATATGCTACCGTCGACTTGTTTCAACTGTGGGACAATATTCGCATGGCGGGTGGCATCAATATTCATGGCATCCATATTCATCCAGGTGTCAGTAGCGGCGGCCTACAAGACCTGAATTCAGTGTGGATCAGCGACGGTTTGCACCCGACGCCAATCTTCCATGCTTTATGGGCCAATGAATTTGTTCGCGCAGTCAATAGTACCTACGGGACGTCGCTATCAGAACTGACACCAAAGGCGATGGTCACTTTGACGGGTCTAGACCCACAACAGGCTCCCATCGCTGTGGCCGGGAATGAATACACGATCCAAATCGGTCAAAGCTTGAACTTGGACGCACAGGGAAGCACGGATCCCAATCCGGGAGACATCCCGTATCTGACCTACAGTTGGGACATCACGGGGAACGATGTGTTTGACGATGCTTCTGGCTTTTCCCCCACATTGACGTGGAATGAACTGGTCGCTTTAGGAATTCAGCCAAACCAAGTTTACCAAGTACGGGTCCGAGTCGACGATACGTTCGGCGGAGTAACCACCTCGGCCCCGGTATGGTTCTCTGTCGTTCCTGAGCCGAGCAGTTTGATTTTGGTGGTAGCCGGCTGCATCGTAGGTTGGCTGAGCCGTCTTCGTGTTACGGACGATTACCATTTTAAGACGAATCTCCAGTAGACTGTAACTTGGCTCGTAACGCATAGCGAAGGTCGCCGATGTGGCACTCTTGTCAACGTGTCAGAAATCTGGACACACTAGGCTGACTGAGATAGAATCGATGTTGGCCTTTGAGATTGATTCCGGCTTTGCAATTCAATCAGGCGTCCGATGGGAGCTATTCGCTATACACCTGCTTATTTGATTCCTCTGTCGGTGGTCATCGGTACGCTGGCTCAAGGCTGGTGGGTCTGGTATACACCCATCCTGGTGTTCGTGTTAATTCCGGTAATCGAGCTGCTGGCCGGTCGTAACACGTTGAATTTAGATGCCGAGGCTGAATCGCGGGCTCGGCAGCAAAGCCTGTACTCGTGGATATTGTGGAGCTTTGTGCCCATTCAACTGGGGCTCACTCTGTTTGTACTGTGGACCATTACTCGTGGTCATCTTTCAACCCACGAAGCGATCGGATTAGTGGTGTCGCTGGGCATCAGCAACGGCGGAGTTGGAATCACCATTGCGCACGAATTGGTCCACCGCTCGTCCAAGCTGGAGCAGATTCTGGGCCGCATCCTGCTGATGACCACGTGGTACATGCACTTTGCCATCGAGCATGTTCGCGGACACCATGTGAATGTAGCTACAGCCAGCGATCCAGCAACCGCGCGGCTCAATACTTCGTTTTATCGCTTTTGGCTGCGCACAGTGCCCCGTCAGTGGCTGTCAGCTTGGCAACTAGAGATCAAACGCCTGCACAAGCTTGGCCGACCGGTGTTGAGTGTCCGCAATGAAATGCTGTGGTTTCTAGTCGTTCAAATTGCCTTTACGGTCGCCATTGGTTGGTGGCTAGGGCTGTTTGCAGTGGCCGGGTTTCTGTTGAGCTGTCTGGTGGCTTTCAGCCTTCTGGAGGCGGTCAATTATTTGGAACATTATGGTCTGGAGCGACGTATA comes from the Pirellulaceae bacterium genome and includes:
- a CDS encoding ABC transporter ATP-binding protein, with product MIQLRRLFRSFGTTRAVDDVSFEVQAGQVFGFIGPNGAGKTTTMRILATLDTPDYGDALVDGYSVILDPDRVRQRLGFMPDDFGTYPNMHCLEYLDFFARSYGLQGRARMQAIRRTLSYTGLDKIAYKPVQGLSKGMRQRLCLGRAMIHNPAVLILDEPANGLDPRARVELRQMILGLAAEGKSLLVSSHILTELGEMCDSMAIIERGKLIASGNIAEIRARLQPHIDMRVQVVDRADHLSVWLASQPGISHVNHQGTDVRFQIVASSADIELAQLLRAILNAGFDVAQYSTEGRTLEDVFMQITTGAIQ
- a CDS encoding alkane 1-monooxygenase, encoding MGAIRYTPAYLIPLSVVIGTLAQGWWVWYTPILVFVLIPVIELLAGRNTLNLDAEAESRARQQSLYSWILWSFVPIQLGLTLFVLWTITRGHLSTHEAIGLVVSLGISNGGVGITIAHELVHRSSKLEQILGRILLMTTWYMHFAIEHVRGHHVNVATASDPATARLNTSFYRFWLRTVPRQWLSAWQLEIKRLHKLGRPVLSVRNEMLWFLVVQIAFTVAIGWWLGLFAVAGFLLSCLVAFSLLEAVNYLEHYGLERRIDEHGRPERVNPEHSWNSDHVVSRLFLFELSRHSDHHATASRKYQILRSFEQSPQLPTGYPGMVVLALMPPIWFAIMNPLAEKYCQTTKRAAEM
- a CDS encoding DUF3467 domain-containing protein yields the protein MQLYRGRWGELPNPRLVTAVAAATPAANPQPVVPPNDTQIVGLSTAGGSPQAPEGGQSAADGAPGAASGGSQAGTGGQTGTAGSPTAHSPAPAAGGTTDKPPRHPSAEEIYDDLKVRDELLSGVYANAVMIGHGPHEFSFDFITNFYPHSAVSARVFLAAGQIPRLYDSLKGTWEQLRARLQPPPPPPPSPPLDWPG
- the cyaB gene encoding class IV adenylate cyclase yields the protein MNWQTWEVELKFHVDDVAELEQQLARHGFENQQVEKHEDIYLQHPCRDFRATDEAFRLRSVNGQAFMTYKGPRQPGPVKTREEIELPVANEGPPAAHWLILLERLGFQPVVPVRKVRHIYQSPIVQGRDVLVTIDAVEQLGNFAEVEIVVNDPSKLDDARTRIQRLAERLGLQRVEPLSYLAQLLRQSNG
- a CDS encoding PEP-CTERM sorting domain-containing protein (PEP-CTERM proteins occur, often in large numbers, in the proteomes of bacteria that also encode an exosortase, a predicted intramembrane cysteine proteinase. The presence of a PEP-CTERM domain at a protein's C-terminus predicts cleavage within the sorting domain, followed by covalent anchoring to some some component of the (usually Gram-negative) cell surface. Many PEP-CTERM proteins exhibit an unusual sequence composition that includes large numbers of potential glycosylation sites. Expression of one such protein has been shown restore the ability of a bacterium to form floc, a type of biofilm.), which encodes MLVHRSRFVSLILVSLSAVLWSDTSAKAQIKVGAIGDSFTDEYSALGSGLKNWVDLLVASGTADFGPFANFPVSDPRNTGGAGSYTYNYAKGGATTTSALGSTNLIPFIQNNNSQTGSQNRPDLWPGIRGAGTSGQIQYASQAIGGNDMLGEIINSQRLLLGLDTGVMNPIINRFNQITSIATAGYTSPLKMVLVKYPDLGSMPLLAGFPQFSKDSVRLNMQYFNANVDIQAATRGYATVDLFQLWDNIRMAGGINIHGIHIHPGVSSGGLQDLNSVWISDGLHPTPIFHALWANEFVRAVNSTYGTSLSELTPKAMVTLTGLDPQQAPIAVAGNEYTIQIGQSLNLDAQGSTDPNPGDIPYLTYSWDITGNDVFDDASGFSPTLTWNELVALGIQPNQVYQVRVRVDDTFGGVTTSAPVWFSVVPEPSSLILVVAGCIVGWLSRLRVTDDYHFKTNLQ
- a CDS encoding TlpA family protein disulfide reductase, translating into MNSSTDISQPPPTISTNGGLVSLGGADEQNTTGHASNNPWLFLIACAAFMLVGIMFLAWMGSGPAPHVIGKPLPTVHFQPLLYAQEALSSDSFDGTTTVLYLWAPWSQESHQGFANFVRLYHQIQQQPNTQVLSIAFPEDEMKVGELRDQTRRFLDSFSEHIPTYYDADGQSSIQLALVMPYGSLGFPTTLVVDPSGIIQRVAEGSDAEQMHELEQYVASLAIQPLSH